GACGGCCGGATCCGGCCCGGCGACGCGGTTCTGCTCATCACCTTCGGCGCCGGGATGTCCTGGGGCCGGACCTTCCTGCGCTGGCCGGCGGCGGCCGGCCAGTCCCAGCGGATCAAGGAGAACGCGTGAAACTGACCTGGAACGAACGGCAGGAGCGACTGCGCGAGCGGTTCGCCGCATTCGGCCGGGAGCACCTGGCCCCCGGCAGCGCCGAACGCGACCGGACCGCCACCTTTCACGAGCAGGGCTGGAAAGCGCTGGCGGCGGAGGGGTTCTGGCGCGTGCACGTGCCGGTGGAGCTGGGTGGCGAAGGCGGCGACCTGTGGGATCACATCGCCGCGTTCGAGGGCCTGGCCCACGGTGCCGGGGACACCGGGTTCGTGCTCTCGGCCGCCGCGCACGCCGGATTGCTGCAGCTGCTGCTGAACTACGGTACCGACGAGCAGCGCGCGGATCTGCTGCCACCACTGCTTTCCGGTGCGGTCGGCGCCACCGCGGCCACCGAGGCGGCGGGCGGCTCGCACGTGGCCGCGGTGTCCACCACCGCGACAAAAACCGGTGACGGTTACCGGCTCACCGGCGAAAAGGCCCACATCACCAACGCGCCGGTCGCCGACGTGATGATGATCCTCGGCCGGGTGGCCGGGCTCGGCAAGCACGACATCACCCTGTTCCTGGTCGAAGCCACCCAGGCGGGGGTGTCGCGCGGTGAGCACGAGGACCTGGTCGGCCTGCGCACCAGCCCGCTCGGCCCGATCCACCTGGACAACGTGCGCCTGCCGGCGAGCCGGATCATCGGCACGCCGGGTGACGGGCTGAAGACCCTCTACTGGACGCTCGCCTTCGACCGGATGCTCTACGGCATCATCGTCGCCGCGCATCTGGAGGCGCTGATCCCGATGGCGCTGGACCGGGCGCTGAGCCGACGCGCGTTCGGCGTTCCGCTCGCCGAGCACGAGTACATCCAGGAAAAGATCGTCGACATGAAGATGGCGGCCGAGGCGTCGCGCTCGCTCTCCTACACCGCGCTGGACGCGCTGAACCGCCGTGAAGGGGATTTCAGCACGCTCGCGTCCTGTGCGAAGTTGCTCTCCGCGAACGGCATCGTGCGGTCCGGCCTGGAACTGGTGCAGTTGTTCGGGCACCTCGGCTGCGAACGCGGCCACGGCATCGAACGCCAGCTGCGCGACGCCATCGCCTTCCGCATCGCCGGTGGCACCGACGAAATGCAGAAGAAGAACATCTTCAAGAACCTGGTCAGCGCCAGGCAGCTGGTCACCGCAGGCTGAGCCCACTGGGCTTCGGCAGACACGAGAACGGAGTTTTCCCGCTATGGTCCGGATTTCGGAGAGCGCGGTGCACGCGCGATCGGAATGGGTGGTGGAACCGGATGACTGCGCGAGCCGCTGGGGCAACACCGGGCTGGAGGTGCTGTCCACCCCGGCGATCCTCGGCCGGATGGAGAAGCTGTGCGCCGACGCGCTGGCCGGGCACCTGGATGACGGTGAGATGACCGTCGGGGTGGAGGCGGTGCTGCACCACCGCGCCCCGACCCCGGTCGGCGCCAGAGTGCGCTACCGGGTGCACGCGGACAGGGTGGACCGCAAGATCCGGTTCGATTTCGAGGTGCACGACTCGGCGGGCACCCTCGTCTGCGATGGCACCCACCTGCGCGCGGTGATCGAGGTCGCCGGATTCCAGGCCAAGGTGTCGGCACTGGCGGTCCGGTGAGCACCGCACAGGACCTCGCCGGGCCCGCGCCGGTCACCGCGCGCGGGGTGCCGATCGCCGCGAAGGCGCGTGGC
The genomic region above belongs to Amycolatopsis sp. YIM 10 and contains:
- a CDS encoding thioesterase family protein encodes the protein MVRISESAVHARSEWVVEPDDCASRWGNTGLEVLSTPAILGRMEKLCADALAGHLDDGEMTVGVEAVLHHRAPTPVGARVRYRVHADRVDRKIRFDFEVHDSAGTLVCDGTHLRAVIEVAGFQAKVSALAVR
- a CDS encoding acyl-CoA dehydrogenase family protein gives rise to the protein MKLTWNERQERLRERFAAFGREHLAPGSAERDRTATFHEQGWKALAAEGFWRVHVPVELGGEGGDLWDHIAAFEGLAHGAGDTGFVLSAAAHAGLLQLLLNYGTDEQRADLLPPLLSGAVGATAATEAAGGSHVAAVSTTATKTGDGYRLTGEKAHITNAPVADVMMILGRVAGLGKHDITLFLVEATQAGVSRGEHEDLVGLRTSPLGPIHLDNVRLPASRIIGTPGDGLKTLYWTLAFDRMLYGIIVAAHLEALIPMALDRALSRRAFGVPLAEHEYIQEKIVDMKMAAEASRSLSYTALDALNRREGDFSTLASCAKLLSANGIVRSGLELVQLFGHLGCERGHGIERQLRDAIAFRIAGGTDEMQKKNIFKNLVSARQLVTAG